From Oncorhynchus tshawytscha isolate Ot180627B linkage group LG27, Otsh_v2.0, whole genome shotgun sequence, a single genomic window includes:
- the LOC112225962 gene encoding alpha-2,8-sialyltransferase 8F isoform X1, translating to MRGLFSFMLTLSILGTVLTALVWYFFSKHNVQPGRTPHKSHIMNSGPVPSRTCKGCRDTVTDKVVELYSHSWRKQEDKFRNFRSLLSNRCHGLTKAMVTQANTPLGSKVVYDGEKRKPLQVTPELFSTFAKENPFVNTTWDTCSVVGNGGILANSSCGEKIDSAQFVIRCNLPPLENGYERDVGNKTDLVTANPSILMEKYGGLQERRRPFVESLRSYGDSLMLLPAFSYGHNTPVSLRALYTIQDFDSPSRPVFLNPEYLQSLARFWQGQGLRTVRLSTGLIVASLALELCANVHLYGFWPFNEHPHRHQPLTNHYYDDRQSKKTVHAMPAEFDHLLRLHTQGVLRIHLGECAPTASPGCSSKMAWAPASVSGLSLPVGSLGSAMPTLVQRNTTSQSQKPWAGPDTNVSGPSGLGQGASEDPTQGSEQRTKHRTGNRRRPGK from the exons ATGAGGGGACTGTTCTCCTTTATGCTCACCCTGTCCATCCTGGGGACTGTCCTGACTGCACTCGTCTGGTACTTTTTCAGCAAACA CAATGTTCAACCTGGCAGAACCCCCCACAAAAGTCATATTATGAACTCTGGGCCAGTCCCCTCCAGAACATGCAAGGGCTGCAG ggATACAGTCACTGACAAAGTGGTGGAGCTCTACTCTCACAGCTGGAGGAAGCAGGAGGACAAGTTCAGAAATTTCAG GTCTCTTCTGAGTAACAGATGTCATGGACTCACCAAGGCTATGGTAACACAGGCTAACACTCCTCTGGGGTCAAAGGTTGTGTACGATGGAGAGAAAAGGAAGCCTCTTCAGGTGACCCCTGAACTGTTCAGCACCTTTGCTAAG GAGAATCCTTTTGTGAATACGACATGGGATACGTGTTCTGTGGTTGGGAATGGGGGAATCCTAGCTAATAGCAGCTGTGGAGAGAAAATCGACTCCGCCCAGTTTGTTATCAG gtgtAACCTCCCTCCTCTGGAGAATGGCTATGAGCGAGACGTGGGCAACAAGACAGACCTGGTGACAGCTAATCCCAGCATCCTCATGGAGAA ATATGGGGGCCTGCAGGAGCGTCGTCGGCCCTTCGTGGAGAGCCTGCGTAGCTATGGCGACTCCCTGATGCTCCTGCCAGCCTTTTCGTACGGCCACAACACGCCCGTGTCTCTGCGGGCCCTCTACACCATCCAGGACTTTGACAGCCCCTCGCGGCCCGTCTTCCTCAACCCAGAGTACCTACAGAGTCTGGCTCGCTTCTGGCAGGGCCAGGGCCTGCGAACGGTACGCCTCAGCACAGGACTCATCGTGGCTAGCCTGGCGTTGGAGCTGTGTGCCAACGTGCATCTCTACGGGTTCTGGCCCTTTAATGAACACCCCCACCGACACCAGCCCCTCACCAACCACTACTACGACGACAGGCAGAGTAAGAAGACGGTGCACGCCATGCCCGCTGAGTTTGACCACCTGCTAAGACTCCACACCCAGGGCGTGCTCAGGATACACCTGGGAGAGTGTGCACCCACCGCCAG TCCTGGATGTAGCTCAAAGATGGCCTGGGCCCCAGCCTCAGTCTCAGGCCTCAGTCTCCCGGTTGGCTCTCTGGGTAGTGCCATGCCCACACTGGTACAACGCAACACAACCTCCCAGAGCCAGAAGCCTTGGGCTGGGCCCGACACCAACGTCTCTGGACCATCAGGACTGGGGCAGGGTGCTTCTGAAGACCCCACACAGGGTTCAGAGCAAAGGACAAAACACAGGACGGGGAACAGAAGGAGACCAGGGAAGTGA
- the LOC112225962 gene encoding alpha-2,8-sialyltransferase 8F isoform X2 has translation MNSGPVPSRTCKGCRDTVTDKVVELYSHSWRKQEDKFRNFRSLLSNRCHGLTKAMVTQANTPLGSKVVYDGEKRKPLQVTPELFSTFAKENPFVNTTWDTCSVVGNGGILANSSCGEKIDSAQFVIRCNLPPLENGYERDVGNKTDLVTANPSILMEKYGGLQERRRPFVESLRSYGDSLMLLPAFSYGHNTPVSLRALYTIQDFDSPSRPVFLNPEYLQSLARFWQGQGLRTVRLSTGLIVASLALELCANVHLYGFWPFNEHPHRHQPLTNHYYDDRQSKKTVHAMPAEFDHLLRLHTQGVLRIHLGECAPTASPGCSSKMAWAPASVSGLSLPVGSLGSAMPTLVQRNTTSQSQKPWAGPDTNVSGPSGLGQGASEDPTQGSEQRTKHRTGNRRRPGK, from the exons ATGAACTCTGGGCCAGTCCCCTCCAGAACATGCAAGGGCTGCAG ggATACAGTCACTGACAAAGTGGTGGAGCTCTACTCTCACAGCTGGAGGAAGCAGGAGGACAAGTTCAGAAATTTCAG GTCTCTTCTGAGTAACAGATGTCATGGACTCACCAAGGCTATGGTAACACAGGCTAACACTCCTCTGGGGTCAAAGGTTGTGTACGATGGAGAGAAAAGGAAGCCTCTTCAGGTGACCCCTGAACTGTTCAGCACCTTTGCTAAG GAGAATCCTTTTGTGAATACGACATGGGATACGTGTTCTGTGGTTGGGAATGGGGGAATCCTAGCTAATAGCAGCTGTGGAGAGAAAATCGACTCCGCCCAGTTTGTTATCAG gtgtAACCTCCCTCCTCTGGAGAATGGCTATGAGCGAGACGTGGGCAACAAGACAGACCTGGTGACAGCTAATCCCAGCATCCTCATGGAGAA ATATGGGGGCCTGCAGGAGCGTCGTCGGCCCTTCGTGGAGAGCCTGCGTAGCTATGGCGACTCCCTGATGCTCCTGCCAGCCTTTTCGTACGGCCACAACACGCCCGTGTCTCTGCGGGCCCTCTACACCATCCAGGACTTTGACAGCCCCTCGCGGCCCGTCTTCCTCAACCCAGAGTACCTACAGAGTCTGGCTCGCTTCTGGCAGGGCCAGGGCCTGCGAACGGTACGCCTCAGCACAGGACTCATCGTGGCTAGCCTGGCGTTGGAGCTGTGTGCCAACGTGCATCTCTACGGGTTCTGGCCCTTTAATGAACACCCCCACCGACACCAGCCCCTCACCAACCACTACTACGACGACAGGCAGAGTAAGAAGACGGTGCACGCCATGCCCGCTGAGTTTGACCACCTGCTAAGACTCCACACCCAGGGCGTGCTCAGGATACACCTGGGAGAGTGTGCACCCACCGCCAG TCCTGGATGTAGCTCAAAGATGGCCTGGGCCCCAGCCTCAGTCTCAGGCCTCAGTCTCCCGGTTGGCTCTCTGGGTAGTGCCATGCCCACACTGGTACAACGCAACACAACCTCCCAGAGCCAGAAGCCTTGGGCTGGGCCCGACACCAACGTCTCTGGACCATCAGGACTGGGGCAGGGTGCTTCTGAAGACCCCACACAGGGTTCAGAGCAAAGGACAAAACACAGGACGGGGAACAGAAGGAGACCAGGGAAGTGA